CTAAAATCTTTCAAAACTTTCACCAGGGGCATCAAGTTTAGTTAAGAAACTGCATCTCTGGATCCAAATTAAAAAGGAAGTCCCCTGGGAATGTGGCCATCCAAGGGGATTGTAGAATTCCTCTAAGCCTTTATACATCTGAAGAACTTTTGTGGCAAATGCAtcaattttcaatttgataTTAGAGAGAGCATCACAGTATCAAGAGGTTATTTCGTTTTTCAAGTATGTCAATATTATGATTACTAGTATATGTATGTACCTGTGAAAACTTGTGAAAAAATATCTGGCCATTGTATGCCCTTTCCTCTTCTGAGGAGCATCAGAATCTATGAATGGCAAACTATGCATAGAGTGGGATTTTGGTTTTCCAAGGTGAATTTATGTAACCGTGGTTTTCCTGTGCCAAAAGTGAGGTTTCTTTAATAATACTTAAGGGTTCTCGTcctctttttttaatcataaatcatCCATGAAGCATGTTATTTTTACCAAATTAGCGGATCATGATACAGGTATCTGTGCTTGGAAGACTGCATCACAGGAATCTTGTAAATTTGGTTGGATATTGTGTAGATAAAGGACAGCACATGTTGATTTATGAGTTCATGAGTAATGGGAGCTTGGAAAACCTTCTACATGGTAAGCTCATAACCCTCTTTAATATCTagctaaagattttttttttcatggtaaTTCTCTGCTGGAAGACATCTGCTCTACTTGAGAAGAGGggagagaagacatatactgtCTGGTTGAGTTGAGCATTACAATTTACGTCGATGGTGATTGAATTTGACGGGAAAAGTTTACTAAAATTGCGTGTTTTTTCATGCTTATTAATTTCGCAATCATTTGTGTGAGCTGTTCTTTGGTAAACTAGCTGACAACATGACTAAAACTTCCCACTGAAAAGAGTTTGTGGTCATTCTTACCAAGAACCATCCTGCCATGCATTTTGCTTAGGTCAAGAAGAACAGATTTTGAGCTGGGAGGAAAGGCTTCAAATTGCTCTTGATATTTCCCATGGGATTGAGTATCTTCATGAAGGGGTATGCCGgatattatgcattttttctaCTGCATGAAAAATGTTCTTATTTAGTCtattcatatgaaaattattgaACAGGCAGTCCCACCCATCATACATCGTGATTTGAAGTCTGCGAATATACTGTTAGACCGATCAATGAGAGCCAAGGTAAGCtagtatacaaaaaaaaaaaaaaaaaaaaagaaggaactTTCTGTTAAATCCATCTGTATTGGAGATTTTTAATAGTACTACTGAGATATTATATGCATCTTAGCCTATGTAGTTTCCACTTGCATGGTAGATAACATCTTTGTCATATTTGTAGGTTGCTGATTTTGGGTTGTCAAAGGAGGAGGTTTTTGATGGCCGGAATTCTGGTCTGAAAGGCACATATGGCTACATAGACCCAGTGTACATGTCAACAAACAAGTTCACAATGAAGAGTGACATCTACAGTTTTGGCATTATCATCTTTGAGCTCATCACTGCCATCCACCCTCAACAGAACTTGATGCAATATATAAATCTTGTGAGCTCTTAGCCCTCTGAAGTTTTCGTGTTTAATGTTTTACATTGTCAAACTTCTAGATTATAAAgctctatttattttaatacttttttttaaggcTGGAATGAGTCCGACTGGCATTGATGAGATACTTGATAAGGAACTTGTTGGAGAATGCAGCCTTGAGGAAGTGAGGGGGCTTGCCAGTATTGCTCACAGATGTCTGCACAAACTACCAAGAAAGCGACCTTCAATAGGAGAAGTTTCTCAGGCTATATTGAAGTCAAAACAGAGGCACCTTGTTAAAATAGATACCATGTCTTTTGCAGGCAGAGACATTTCACGAGCAGTGAGCCGAATAGAGGATCAACAGCTCGAGTTAAGTAAGATGGCCAGCTTGAAGGAGAGAGTGGCTGACTGACCACAAACGtcatatttttcccttttttctttttcttgttctacttttttcttttttctttttcattttctacttttttttcttattcatttttcttttttaaatgcaACTCCTTTCTCCTTTGGGTGTTCCTTGAGTAATGCCAATGATAGCAATGGAAAACGAAGTCCATAGGGAAATAAATTGATAGCATCTTCTGCAAATGAGTTTTTCCATAGTCTCATTATCTGCCTTAGGTAGTTGACATAAAAACTATCTTAAAAACGTTTCATATTGAGTGTGACTGAAAGTTAAaagatttaaggaaaaaaaagtagtattgctaacaaaaattaaaattctctcTCCGAGCGTCCATGTCATTGCAGTCCTAATCTTATCATCTTGCATTATTTTAAATCTGCGGGTCCATGTGTTCCTTGCTTTAGCACAAACTGCCAATTATAACCTCACTGGTATTTCGTCCTCCATTTTATGCTCAATTTTGTCtggattatttaaatttcagaCCAAACCAGAGATGGGTCCCAAGCCAGCTAGATCAAGAAAAACATCCACTTGGTAACTCCTGGTCATTGGCTTGTTTCTTTAcgttttgattaaaaaagataTGTTGCATAAAATATGCAACAAATATAAGACATTGTACGATTAGTTAAGACTGGCCATTATATTGACAGCGACTCGTACTAGAAAGTGAGAAAGCATCTCAAAGAGAACATGAAGCGGCTCCTCATTTTGACAAGGATTCTGAATTGTTAACTGGTTAAGAAAGCATCACACCATAGACTCTAGATTTCAATTTGGCCAGAGAACTCCATTTCACCTAATCctgagattttctttttccactcaccagacaacatttcattttttccttttattttcttttcttcctttgtttCCCCCAGAAAATTTACCTGCTGCCGTTTGACCTATTAAAAGTAAAGATAATTCATTCTCTCCTTATAACTGGTATTAGCATCACCTGCCAATGATCTGAATTGtactataaatatcattgagAATTGCTAACTAACCAACATATGTAGAAATCTGCAGGAAAACTTGTATCGCAGATTGCCTGAAACAGATTGTTTCTTGGGAACTAATTGTACATGCACTCATCTATGATGTTTGAGATATTACATGTATTAGTCAATTAGGTACGGAGGGAACACATTAAATTTCAATTagccaaaaaaaacaaaccagcTCTGCAGTTCACTCATCTATGTGATAGAGATTTAAAGAAAAGATTGTAATTAGCACGTTCAATTCATGTTGGCTAGATGAGTTCATGCACAATTATTGATGAGAACAAGTGTAATGAACAATCTAACAGTAAGTTTGAGAATGTTGAAtgtatcactacaacaaaaccaatcaattaaaattaagttgaaaaaagtAGAAGGAATTAGAATTAGCATAAAGCATTTCAGAATCCCATACAAAGAAAAAGCAAGCTCACATAGTTTGCATCTTCAACATACCAAGATAGTTATGTCTTGTCTTCTTTGGCGATTccatattctgatttattcaaCATTGTCcagtctttttatttatttatttatttatttatttgggagGGGGGAAGTTGTATACAGAAATCTCTAACCAACAGtggaaaaaaatttatacaccAGCCATATGGCGTGTTCTTCATTTCCATTAGCCAATGCACACACTTGCATTAGCCAACGTCAAGAGTTTTATTTATCTGACAAGAAGTCTACCATGGAGCTCTTAGGCTCCCTTATCATTCTAAGCAATGTAATTCTACCATATTCCCATACTTTTTGATCTCATAAAATGCCTCAAAACTGACAAGATGTCCCAAGTCTCTGTCTTTGCCTTTGACCGAGACTACCTGATTTGTGATTAGCAAAAGCCGGGTAAAGCAACCTGTGGAAATTCTCAAGAAATTGCAACCACTCCTCTTCACTCATATCTGCCAACTTTATGAAACTACTGCTTGCAGGCAGCTGCTCATTCACACTCCTGTTTCCAGATGATGTACCAGCCAAATACCCGCATTTTTTTACTCCACCCGGGTGTCGCCAGCTCTTCTCACCAACACTGATGTTTTTCATAGACAACGACACCTTTGAAAAATTTAGATTCCTGTCCCACATAAGGCCAGCATGTTCATCTCCCTTTTGAGGTGATTCATTCCCATCAAAATCTGCCACCTCCTCTTCTTCAACACTCTCATCTAACTTATAGAGTATATTTTGGTCATTCCCGCCCATTGATCCCAAATGAAATGTTGTTTCAGTAGTCAGTTTCTCTTCCATATTTGAAGCTAATCCCAAACCCTCTTCCTCGTAATCTATGTCAAATTGAAACTCATCCTTTTCTCCTGCTTTCACCTCAGAAGTTGATGTCTCCCCCTCTTCTAACAGTTTCCTGGCCTCCATGCATATTAGCTCAAGCACACTTGGCTCCTCCTCGTGGCCCCGAAACTCCCTACTCATCATCTCACCAATTTCAGCAAGACAGAGACCAAAAACTGCTGCTTGCTTGAGGAAAGTTGTGCAAAGGACCAAGACCCTAAGACATGCCTCTCGAATCATGGGCAGCTCCATTCTAAGCATTTCAGAATCCGAGAACGGGTCAAGATGATCTATGTACTCAAGCTCATCCTCAGAGAAAGGGATTGATGCCTGGGGCCAATGGATCCACTCAAAGTATGGGTCCTCCAAGCTCTCGGGTAAGCAAAGGCCATGATCAATGGGAACAAGCTCCACCTGACCTAAACTCCCCACCGCATCAAGCTTCCTAACAAGAAGGTTTCCTGCATGTCTGTCTGTGTTTAAAGTTCGGATATCTAAAATTCCTATCCTGTGCACAGCAGCAACAGGGAAACTAGAAGTaccataatcactagcatcaaaaTCATGAGGAATAAACTGCTGAAGAGATGCTATCTTGCTGACCTGCTTCCTATTTAGTTGCATACAATAACGATTCACCTCATCATTAACATTAAAAACCGAATGTGTGATCTTCACAAGGGCAGTAGAGGGCACATTGGCAAAATAGCCACGGTCAAGAAGGTAAGCCGCAACTTCTCTAAATCCCGTCTCTCCAACCCGCACCATACGTTTCAGACCAGATTGCCCAAGGGTTTTACCTACAAAACCTTTTGGGTTGTTTGGGG
This is a stretch of genomic DNA from Carya illinoinensis cultivar Pawnee chromosome 3, C.illinoinensisPawnee_v1, whole genome shotgun sequence. It encodes these proteins:
- the LOC122302999 gene encoding calcium/calmodulin-regulated receptor-like kinase 2; translation: MAHQADLVIIGVSVGLALGILIASLIFFGIRWYKKQAHRQLSANEPIVTSGTLPMRSNGFGTSNDFSVSLTNSIAPQGSERLSKSSHVYWWKYQNKDHFVSASGILRYSYKDVQKATQNFTTILGQGSFGPVYKATLPSGEAVAVKVLASNSKQGEREFQTEVSVLGRLHHRNLVNLVGYCVDKGQHMLIYEFMSNGSLENLLHGQEEQILSWEERLQIALDISHGIEYLHEGAVPPIIHRDLKSANILLDRSMRAKVADFGLSKEEVFDGRNSGLKGTYGYIDPVYMSTNKFTMKSDIYSFGIIIFELITAIHPQQNLMQYINLAGMSPTGIDEILDKELVGECSLEEVRGLASIAHRCLHKLPRKRPSIGEVSQAILKSKQRHLVKIDTMSFAGRDISRAVSRIEDQQLELSKMASLKERVAD
- the LOC122302998 gene encoding phosphatidylinositol 4-kinase gamma 5-like; the protein is MAAATFRGPLGGECGGNDRVERKPSGRRRVFVQTESGCVLGMELDRCDNAHTVKRKLQVALNVPTEESSLICGDTVLKNDLSVVRNDSPLLLARNFLHRSSSTPCLSPTMRGDLQQRDQGGPIELLGCSNQSSTMKKLVEDIVKAIKAGVDPIPIRSGLGGAYYFRNSLSENVAIVKPTDEEPYAPNNPKGFVGKTLGQSGLKRMVRVGETGFREVAAYLLDRGYFANVPSTALVKITHSVFNVNDEVNRYCMQLNRKQVSKIASLQQFIPHDFDASDYGTSSFPVAAVHRIGILDIRTLNTDRHAGNLLVRKLDAVGSLGQVELVPIDHGLCLPESLEDPYFEWIHWPQASIPFSEDELEYIDHLDPFSDSEMLRMELPMIREACLRVLVLCTTFLKQAAVFGLCLAEIGEMMSREFRGHEEEPSVLELICMEARKLLEEGETSTSEVKAGEKDEFQFDIDYEEEGLGLASNMEEKLTTETTFHLGSMGGNDQNILYKLDESVEEEEVADFDGNESPQKGDEHAGLMWDRNLNFSKVSLSMKNISVGEKSWRHPGGVKKCGYLAGTSSGNRSVNEQLPASSSFIKLADMSEEEWLQFLENFHRLLYPAFANHKSGSLGQRQRQRLGTSCQF